The Filimonas lacunae genomic sequence AGCAGCTGGCTGCACAGTTAAATGCCGATTATGCTGGTAAACGCCCGCTGTTTATTGCAGTGTTAAATGGCTCCTTCATGTTTGCATCTGACTTGTTTAAGTACCTGACCATAGACGCCGAAATATGCTTTATCAAACTGGCTTCTTATAAGGGCACTAAAAGCACAGGACATGTGATCACCGCCATTGGCCTGGACACGGATATTACCAACCGGGATGTGATTATTCTGGAAGATATTATTGACACCGGCAAAACACTGAGCCAGTTTTTACCACAGATCACCAACCAGCAGCCTGCTTCTTTAAAAGTGGCGGTGTTACTGCACAAGCCCGAAGCCACCCAGTTTCACGTTCCTATCGACTATTTATGCTTCTCTATCCCCAACAAATTTG encodes the following:
- the hpt gene encoding hypoxanthine phosphoribosyltransferase codes for the protein MALIRVHDKTFTPYLTEKEIHEKLQQLAAQLNADYAGKRPLFIAVLNGSFMFASDLFKYLTIDAEICFIKLASYKGTKSTGHVITAIGLDTDITNRDVIILEDIIDTGKTLSQFLPQITNQQPASLKVAVLLHKPEATQFHVPIDYLCFSIPNKFVVGYGLDYDGLGRNIREIYQLYSD